CATTTTTTTGCCTACGAGGTCATCTTTTGAATAGTTTGCAGTAATATACTTATCTGTTTTTGTGTTCCAATAATCATAATCTATACCATTTAGTATGCCGTAAATCCTATCGGGACGCGAATTCAACACAATCTCCATTCCTCTGCCGTTAAACTCTTTAATCTCCGAAGCGTAAGTAGGGCTTACCGTAGATACTGCGTCTGCCATTGCTATGCCGCATTTCATAAAATTTACATTATTATAAAACTCAAGTTTATCAGTAGTAAAATCTTCCCATGAAAATCCACCGGCCACAACTGTATCTGCACCAAAATTGCCTTGATACGCTATATTGTGAATAGTATAAACGCTTGAAGTATTCCAGAAAAAACCATCGTTTCTTAAATTTGTTTTTAGATATGCGGGTATAAGACCAGTCTGCCAATCGTGACAATGTATTATATCCGGACGGAATATCAAAGCTTTTGCCGCTTCGAGCGCCGCACGGCAGAAAAAAATATATCTCTCTCTGTTATCGCCATAATCTATCCCATTATCGCCGTATATGCCAGGCCGGTTAAAATAGCGCATATTTTCTATGAAATATACGTCAATTCCATCTTCGGTCATGCCGCGTTTAATTCTGAACTTTTCCATTTCTTTTCCGACATTGACTCTCAGCATATAAGGAAGAGGTTGGAAATTATATTTTTTACCGTCTATACTGCGGTATTTTGGAATTATTATTCTTACGTCGTGTCCGAGCTTTTTCAAATATTTCGCAAGAGCGCTTATGACATCCGCCAAACCGCCTACCTTCACGAAAGGGACACATTCCGAGGCAATCATTAAAATATTCATTTTATTTTTTTTAAATATTTTAAATACATTCATTCTACTTTCTCTCAAACATTTTTTGCAATTTCTTCTGGAAGAACAGGATTTACATAAAACACTGTGCCATATTTGAATCTGACTATTTTTAGTAAGTTTTGGAAAATTTCTATATCCTTCCGGTCTTTTGAATTAGACTATCTGTTATGGTGGCTGTCTGAAGCTAAAATTTCTGGTCTTGACATGTTCTCGTTGCCTGTGCAAAAAGGACATTTTGAAACGTCTTTTGGATACTCTTCATGCTTGGAGTGTGTTACTTTCTTAAAACTTCTTTAATGATGATATATTATAACCCATCATCATATTATGGGATCTTTTCTAAATTCGGTCCTTTAATTTTCCAAAACTTTTATCCTATCCAAAGCCTTTTTGCTTTCAATTTTTTGCGGGTTATATTCTAAGGACTTTTCCAAATATTCTTTTGCTCTAACTCTCTGTCCAGAAGAGTATGCTTTTATTCCCAGTTCATAGTATTGCTGCGACAAAGATGCCGTAAGTTTCTCATACTCTTTTGCAGCAGGAACATAGTCTTTATTATATTCCAAAGATTTTTTAATTTTTTCCATCGCTTCCTCATTTTTGTTTATTTTAATAAATGTCAAAGCTTCTTTAAAATACTTTTCTGAAATCACACTTTTCAGCTTAGCCGTATACTCTCTTATCTGCTGGTTTAAATCATAGTAATTATTTTTTAAAGCTTGCTCTTTTAAAGCTACGAAAGCTTTTAGAGAATCTTCATATTTTTCCTGATTAAACAAATCAATGGCCTGACTGAAATATATTTCCATTTCTTTTTGGACTTTCTGATTTGAAGACAATAGAGAATCGTCTTTGTCGACAAGTCTGTTTTTTACCTGCCCTTTCGCCTTTGAAGCTTTTGAGGTCATTTCAGTTACAGACAGATTTAAAGCTTTTCTTGAAAGCTCATAATATTCTTTTGCATCCGTACGTTTCGGATCCGATGTATAAACTGCATTAAAATATCTTGCGGACATTTCATAATCTGCCATATTGTAATATTCCATTGCCTGTGTAAATATTCTGTCAGCTTGCAAATCTGTAATTTTTGATACTTGAGTTTGGATAATTTCAAGATATTTTTTTGCACCTGCATTTTCCGGGTCTATTTCTAAAATTCGGTTAAACTTTTCTTTAGCAAATATAAACTGTCCGCTGTTATAAAAATCCATACCCTCCAACCATAAAGCAATTATTTCTTTTTCGTATTTTTTTCTGTTTACCTGAAGATCAACGGATTTTAACCTTGCATTAACCTGTGCCAATCCGCTTTCGGCCAAAGAATTTTCCGGATCGACGCCTAAAACTCTGTAATAATAATTTCTCGCTTTTACTAAGTTATTACGATAAAGAGCAATATCAGCGCTTCTAAGCAGCCTGTCAATTTGTATTTCGAGATTCCTGTCATACAAATCTAAGTCATATGCAAGCTGTTTAAGCAAATCTTTCGAAGGTTGATGATCGGGATATATGGCAAGTATTTCTTCAAGCTGCTGTCTTGCAGAAATATAATCTTTTCTGTTATATGCTTCTTTTGCCATATTAAAATTATATCCCAGATAATACTCATAAGCTTTATTTTCATTGGAAACTCTGCCGAACATAAAACCGAAATTAACCGTATGTCTGGGAGCATAATTCTCATACATTGCCGTAAAAGAATATCCTAAACTGAACGAATCAAAATTTAAAAATAGCCCTGCGGTAGGACCCCAGTTTACATAATCGCCGTAATCTCTCCAGCCAATTTTAATCGTAGTCGGATAAACCGGCATTATTTCAAAACCGAAAGAATATCCAACACCTTCGGAAAAAAATTTTATTATATCTGCTGTAAAAGCAGGTTTCGAATCGAAAGGAAGATTATATCTCAAAGCAAAAGTAAAGTTTTCTGGCATTTCAAAAGTTTCGTCTCCGATATCAAAATCGCCGCCTATATTTTTAAACGCGGCAAAAGCCCAAAGTCCCAAAAGAATTTTGTCAAGATTGTAATGACCGCCGAAATCCGCGGCTAAAGACATTTTCAATTCACCGCCAACTTCAAGTTGATATGCTCTAATTGTCGCACCCAATCCCCCTTTATCCATATATAACGGCATATGCGTTGACAGCGGATATACGTAATTTAAATAAAAACCGAACATATTACGATCTATCCTACCTAAATTATCATATGCAAAAGCGGCGGTAATATTCCCATATTTAGAAGGGAACATAAACGCTCCTGCTCCTCCATATACGCCATCAAAAGCCGCAATAGCGGAAAAGTCAACTCTGCTTGAAAGAATACTGAAATTTGAAGAAGGAGAATTCATAAATGACAAAGGATTCTGAGACATCACCGCAATGCTATCGCCCATTGCTCCCGACGCAGGGTCATAGTTTAGAAGAAAAATCTGAGATGGAGAAAAGTCATTTAACGCAAACGATGGCGAAGAAGCGAATAGAAAAGAACAGCTCAACAGGACAGAAACGTATTTTCTCATTTTAACAACCTGTTTAGGTTTGCGCAAAGATCATCGATATCTATAGGTTTAAAAATAACATCGTCAGCCCCAGCCGCAAAACCCTTGTCAACCTGAACTGCCATATCTCCTGTTATGAGAATTACTGGAAGTTCAGAAAAATTCCTGCTGTTTTTAATGATTTGTAATACTTCAAAACCATTTTTATCAGGTAAATTTACGTCAAGCAAAACAATATCAGGATTTTTAAGAGCCAGAGCTTCCATACCGGATTCAGAAGTAAAAGCTTTTATTACTTCAAAACCTTTAGCGTTTAATACAGCTGCTTCAGAATCAACAAATGACACGTCATCATCAATAATAAGGATTTTACTTTTTTTGTTCACGATTATTCCCCCGCTTTTTCCGGCAGCATTATCACCGTTTTATACCCTAAAGACCCTGAGAGCTCTAAAGATATATCTATTGAAGCCGTTAAATAATAATTATCCGTCAAAATCTTATACTCGGGATATATTAGAGTTATTTTATAATCCCCCTTTGGAAGTTTTATTTCCAGAGGGACAAGTGACGATAAACCTACAAATTTATTCGGTTTTGTTTTTTCTTCGATTAAAACCTGCACATTTGCCAAAGGAACAGTGTAGGAATCTTTATCCTGTACTATTTCCTTTAAAATTTCCAGCCTTGAAATTTTATCCGAGGTTGAAAGAATTTGTATTATTCTTTCATCATTGGGCGTACGTATATCCAAATTAATGCCCGAAATGTTGCCCGTAAGCTCATGGAATTCTTTTTCACGCTTTTTGTTACATTTCGAGTATAAAAATATGATACTTATAACAAGCGCCACCGATATACAGGCTATAAACAGTGGATTTGTAAAAATATTGACTTCTTTTGCAGCCTTAGGAACCTCTATTCCAAAATCTTTTCCATATTTTGAAAAAATTTTATCCTCTGCGGCTGACTGCAAGGGGTCATCCTCGCCAATGGTTATTATGCTTTGCACATAATATTCTGGCACGGAAAAACCCATACCATCATCTTCGGCTTTCAAAACAATGACTGTGGTATTATCTCTTCCACCGGAATTATTTGCCGCCATTATGAGTTCATTTGCTATGGCGTTAGGGTTGCCTCTGTGTATGTCAACTATACCTTTTATAACAGAATCGTCTATTTCACCGTTAAGTCCGTCACTGCACATTATATAATGATCTCCCGGTTTGACAATAACCGACCTGTAATCTACTTTTACCGTAGCTCCCGTTCCCAAAGCTCTGGTAATCATGCTTTGCAACTCGGCAGTTTTAACTTCATCTTCGCGCATTTTTCCTTCATCAATAAGCTCGTTGACTTTAGAATGATCTTTTGTAAGAAGCTCAATAATTCCACCTCTTATTCTGTAAATTCTGCTGTCTCCTGTATGATAAATATGGAGAAGACTCTCTTTACTATCAAACCTTGCGGCAACCACTGTAGTACCCATGCCCACAAGTTTAGGATATTTTAAAGTGAGATTATTAAGCATTCTGTTGGCAAGCATTATTGAAGCGGCAGGACGCAAAAGTCTTTCATCTATGTTTTCAAATCTTTTTCCAGTAATCGAACGTATGTCAGACTGGTCAAGACTTTCAAAAGTTTTCAAAATTACTTCAACGGCGCACCTGCTTGCAAAATCACCAGCTGCGCCTCCTCCCATGCCGTCGCATACGACAAAGAAATTTTTATCGGAACCGACTCCGAATGCGTCTTGATTTTCTTTTCTTACTATGCCCGTATCCGTTTTTCCGTAATAGACCATTTTCATAGAAACTGAACCTTAACCCTTTTGGCATTTCTTGCTAAAATAAATCTTATCTTAAAAAATAAGAACGCCGTTAAAATTATTAATCCCGTAAAAAATTCTTTTCTGTACTGCGACTTAAATTTACCTAACCCCGAAAATCCTATATGATCTGCACTGCCTAAAAACATAGGCCAGACAATTACATTTTTAATAATCTTTGCATTTGTGCTTATCACCTGTATAGAATCGGTAGAATTCGAAAAAAGAATGTCAAGTTTACCCATATTGAATATATCTCCTAGCAGAGGCGAGGAAGTTATAGGACTGTTGCTAGCCCTTATTTCCGCCATTAGTTCAAACTCTTTACGTCTTGTATTGCTTTTTATAACCATAATTCTTCCATCTTCAGTGGCTATTACAAAATCGTTTAACCCGTCTTTATCGAAATCATAGACAGCAGGAGAAGATATAATTCTTTTTGCTTCTGGAAGCGGCATTTTCCACAATAGTTCTCCGGCCGGATATCCTGTTTTGCCTTTTAATCCCTGTATGCTTCCGTTTGCAGAAATTATCAATACGTCTCCCATCCCGTTACCTGTAAGATCGGTAATAACTGGAGAAGAATTATGTTTAAGCCCCGCCGGAGGAGTAGGCTCTACAAAATATGTCCAAATAACTTCAAATTTCGAAACATCAATTGCCGAAACATACTGAGGTACATTAGATTGAACGACGACCTCCGGGATTGAGTCTCCGTTAATGTCTCCTACGGCCGGAGTACCTGCTATAAGATGTGCTTTTCCGGATTTTTCAACTAGATCAACGGTTTTTTTGGTTCTAGATTTACCATCGATAAAATAAACTTTTCCAGCATAACTTGCCACAACTACCATCGGAGTAAAATCTTTCGATCGATACAATACCGGACTGGCGTATATAGGTCCTTCAATAAACTCTGTATATCTGTCATAATCCGTTTCATATCCCGCATTATAAAGGAAATGAACTGCTCCATCTTCGGAACACACAACAATGTCTTTTTTGCCATTTCCAGTCAAATCCGCTATAATAGGGGTCATCTCGGAAATCACTCCACCGAGTATTTCCCTTCTTATAATGTTCCCGGTCTGCCCGTCATAAATAAACAACATAGAAGAATCAGACAAAGCAATAATGTCAAGAATAGAGTCGTCATTAACGTCGGCAAGCATGGGAGAAGTTTGTCCCGAATTAAATATTTCAATCTGTCTCCACAGAGAATCGCCCGTTTTAGCGTCCCATCCGTATAAAAATCCCGCTGCAGTAAGCATAACAATGTCGTTTTTGCCATTACCGTTAATATCGCCTATAGCCGGAGTAGATGTAATGTCATAGTCTTCAAGGGTTCTCAAAGGCGTGTCTTTTCTAAAACTTGTGTTTAGTTCAAGAGTCAGTTTATTCGGTTTATTTTTAAGCAGAGAAAGCCCCGTCCATCCAAACCATATTAAACCTATTGAAATTATAAGAGACACCACCGTAACACCTAGAGAAAGAGATTTTTGAATTTTCAATAAAAATATTTTTTGTTTTGAAGGAATTGAATAATCTTCATCAAAAGAATTGACAAATCTAAATATTGATCTTCCTATGGATATTTCATCTCCAATATCGATATTCATGCTATTGAGCTGTCCAACTTTATTGCCGTTTATGGCAACGCCTCCAGTACTGCCGACATCCGTAATCGTATATTGCCCATTATTATAAGATATTTTAGCATGTCCTTTCGATACCGTCATATCTCCGGCAAGAACTATATCGTTTTCAATTCCTCTCGGAGAAAAGTGTTCCCTTCCTATAAAAGTATCTTCAGTTTTAACGATAAATTTTTTACCTATAAACTTTCCGTAAATGCCCAATAAAAAGCATGTAGGCCTGTTGACCTCGTGAGAGTTCGGAGTAATATCTGCAAGTATCACTATGCTATAGGGACCTATGCCTATTTCATCCCCTATCTGAAGTTCTTTTTCAGAAACAGTCTTTCCGTTTACTTTCGTTCCGATAATCGTGTTTTGATCTTTTACGACATAATTGCTGCCATCTTCAGTAATTATGCTGCAATGATGTTCTGAAATATTTTTATCTTTAATAAGA
The window above is part of the Candidatus Endomicrobium procryptotermitis genome. Proteins encoded here:
- the glgA gene encoding glycogen synthase GlgA; amino-acid sequence: MNVFKIFKKNKMNILMIASECVPFVKVGGLADVISALAKYLKKLGHDVRIIIPKYRSIDGKKYNFQPLPYMLRVNVGKEMEKFRIKRGMTEDGIDVYFIENMRYFNRPGIYGDNGIDYGDNRERYIFFCRAALEAAKALIFRPDIIHCHDWQTGLIPAYLKTNLRNDGFFWNTSSVYTIHNIAYQGNFGADTVVAGGFSWEDFTTDKLEFYNNVNFMKCGIAMADAVSTVSPTYASEIKEFNGRGMEIVLNSRPDRIYGILNGIDYDYWNTKTDKYITANYSKDDLVGKKMCKIELQKICGFDVDEEAYLFGCVSRLDDQKGFDIIIDALYSLRNKQMQFVILGSGNQTIKWHLQDAVAKMPKTVAAFFDYDEPLAHKIYSGCDAYMMPSRFEPCGLSQMISLAYGTIPIVNRTGGLSDTIVYYNHFTKKGNGFMFNITYGENFIQTILKSENIFRDKSNWDILVQNAMNCDFSWDKSVGQYHLMYEETRNKKRHELLFKA
- a CDS encoding protein phosphatase 2C domain-containing protein, with protein sequence MKMVYYGKTDTGIVRKENQDAFGVGSDKNFFVVCDGMGGGAAGDFASRCAVEVILKTFESLDQSDIRSITGKRFENIDERLLRPAASIMLANRMLNNLTLKYPKLVGMGTTVVAARFDSKESLLHIYHTGDSRIYRIRGGIIELLTKDHSKVNELIDEGKMREDEVKTAELQSMITRALGTGATVKVDYRSVIVKPGDHYIMCSDGLNGEIDDSVIKGIVDIHRGNPNAIANELIMAANNSGGRDNTTVIVLKAEDDGMGFSVPEYYVQSIITIGEDDPLQSAAEDKIFSKYGKDFGIEVPKAAKEVNIFTNPLFIACISVALVISIIFLYSKCNKKREKEFHELTGNISGINLDIRTPNDERIIQILSTSDKISRLEILKEIVQDKDSYTVPLANVQVLIEEKTKPNKFVGLSSLVPLEIKLPKGDYKITLIYPEYKILTDNYYLTASIDISLELSGSLGYKTVIMLPEKAGE
- a CDS encoding response regulator yields the protein MNKKSKILIIDDDVSFVDSEAAVLNAKGFEVIKAFTSESGMEALALKNPDIVLLDVNLPDKNGFEVLQIIKNSRNFSELPVILITGDMAVQVDKGFAAGADDVIFKPIDIDDLCANLNRLLK
- a CDS encoding FHA domain-containing protein, with product MPRLFLKRKEEILGEYILRRKKRIFVGSKKGNDILIKDKNISEHHCSIITEDGSNYVVKDQNTIIGTKVNGKTVSEKELQIGDEIGIGPYSIVILADITPNSHEVNRPTCFLLGIYGKFIGKKFIVKTEDTFIGREHFSPRGIENDIVLAGDMTVSKGHAKISYNNGQYTITDVGSTGGVAINGNKVGQLNSMNIDIGDEISIGRSIFRFVNSFDEDYSIPSKQKIFLLKIQKSLSLGVTVVSLIISIGLIWFGWTGLSLLKNKPNKLTLELNTSFRKDTPLRTLEDYDITSTPAIGDINGNGKNDIVMLTAAGFLYGWDAKTGDSLWRQIEIFNSGQTSPMLADVNDDSILDIIALSDSSMLFIYDGQTGNIIRREILGGVISEMTPIIADLTGNGKKDIVVCSEDGAVHFLYNAGYETDYDRYTEFIEGPIYASPVLYRSKDFTPMVVVASYAGKVYFIDGKSRTKKTVDLVEKSGKAHLIAGTPAVGDINGDSIPEVVVQSNVPQYVSAIDVSKFEVIWTYFVEPTPPAGLKHNSSPVITDLTGNGMGDVLIISANGSIQGLKGKTGYPAGELLWKMPLPEAKRIISSPAVYDFDKDGLNDFVIATEDGRIMVIKSNTRRKEFELMAEIRASNSPITSSPLLGDIFNMGKLDILFSNSTDSIQVISTNAKIIKNVIVWPMFLGSADHIGFSGLGKFKSQYRKEFFTGLIILTAFLFFKIRFILARNAKRVKVQFL